The proteins below are encoded in one region of Natranaerovirga hydrolytica:
- the fliW gene encoding flagellar assembly protein FliW — MNIQTKHFGEVQISEDKIIHFPYGLLGLTEYKDFTVLYDNESEEPIISWLQSTEDKDFALPIINPITFFSEYAPMVEDELLKEMGELNEDNFLIFNVIVIPEEVEKMTVNLKAPIIVNLDTKKARQVIVDNEDYNARYPLYEHLKKIKEKAKVGE; from the coding sequence ATGAATATACAAACAAAACATTTTGGAGAAGTACAAATCAGTGAAGACAAAATCATTCATTTTCCATATGGGTTATTAGGATTAACAGAATATAAGGATTTTACGGTGCTATACGATAATGAATCTGAAGAGCCTATTATATCATGGCTACAATCCACAGAAGATAAAGACTTTGCATTGCCTATTATTAATCCAATTACTTTCTTTTCAGAATACGCACCAATGGTAGAAGATGAATTGCTAAAGGAAATGGGTGAATTAAATGAAGATAACTTTTTAATCTTTAATGTCATTGTCATTCCAGAAGAAGTGGAAAAAATGACAGTTAACCTTAAAGCACCTATTATCGTAAACTTAGATACAAAAAAAGCAAGACAAGTTATAGTAGATAATGAAGACTATAACGCTAGATACCCATTATATGAACACCTAAAAAAAATAAAAGAAAAAGCAAAGGTAGGTGAATAG
- the flgK gene encoding flagellar hook-associated protein FlgK, with product MASIASLSRAASGLMANQRALQTTAHNLSNVDTPGYVRQQVLFTDSSYVTVGRNGHDLQKVGLGTDILEIRQVRDVFLDKAYREESGRKGYYDAKYQAIAELETIFGELEGEGFGEIIEELWESINELSKHPEGLETRGAFVQSASVFIDRVNLVYDQIGEYQANLNTQVIDMVNEINELGDTIAKLNDEINKYEAFGDNANDLRDQRNNALDRLGQLVDITYKEEPTGKVMVNIENMNFISPDGVTSYLELEQAEEFSPFVKPVWESYDKDLFTDYKPISLENNNDKGALKGLLIARGTRQANYTDLQDQDYYNGTIKESVIMKTQAQFDQLVNEIVTIINNALSPIEGDPPVFDEDNAPYGLDGSQGTELFIREHYSRFDEDGNFIEEDSNDYYTLYTSGNLKINPEILKNYDLIALSGEAGDIADSSVIESILADWKASSLTLEPEGTSEVNINEYYGNFISELGYEGNVAYELYRNQETMVSLIDNQRSQLMGVSSDEELGNMMKYQHAYNASARLVSTIDEMIEHIIMRVGIVGR from the coding sequence ATGGCATCCATAGCAAGTTTATCAAGAGCAGCATCTGGCTTAATGGCTAATCAAAGAGCCCTTCAAACAACAGCACATAATTTATCCAATGTGGACACACCAGGATATGTTAGACAACAAGTGCTTTTTACAGACAGCTCCTATGTAACAGTGGGTAGAAATGGGCATGATCTTCAAAAGGTAGGCTTAGGAACAGATATATTAGAAATTAGACAAGTAAGAGATGTTTTTTTAGATAAAGCTTATAGAGAAGAATCAGGAAGAAAAGGTTATTATGATGCAAAGTACCAAGCCATTGCAGAATTAGAAACCATATTTGGTGAATTAGAAGGCGAAGGTTTTGGAGAAATTATAGAAGAACTTTGGGAATCTATTAATGAACTTTCAAAACATCCAGAAGGATTAGAAACAAGAGGTGCATTTGTACAAAGTGCATCTGTGTTTATAGATAGAGTCAACTTAGTATACGATCAAATAGGAGAATACCAAGCCAATCTAAATACTCAAGTGATAGATATGGTTAATGAAATCAATGAATTAGGCGATACCATTGCAAAGTTAAATGACGAAATCAACAAATACGAAGCCTTTGGAGACAATGCCAATGACTTAAGAGATCAAAGAAACAATGCCCTAGATCGATTAGGTCAATTGGTAGATATTACATACAAAGAAGAACCAACAGGAAAAGTAATGGTGAACATAGAAAACATGAACTTTATTTCACCAGATGGCGTCACGTCATATCTAGAGTTAGAACAAGCAGAAGAATTTAGTCCTTTTGTAAAACCCGTGTGGGAATCCTATGACAAAGATTTGTTTACAGATTATAAGCCAATATCATTAGAAAACAACAATGATAAAGGGGCATTAAAAGGTTTGTTGATTGCAAGAGGAACAAGACAAGCTAATTACACTGACTTACAAGATCAAGACTATTATAATGGAACGATAAAAGAATCGGTTATTATGAAGACTCAAGCACAATTTGACCAATTGGTTAATGAAATTGTAACCATAATAAACAATGCTCTTTCTCCAATTGAGGGTGATCCGCCAGTCTTTGATGAAGACAATGCGCCCTATGGATTAGATGGTAGCCAAGGAACAGAGTTGTTTATTAGAGAGCATTATAGCAGATTTGATGAAGATGGCAATTTCATTGAAGAAGATTCAAATGATTATTACACGTTATATACATCAGGCAATTTAAAAATTAATCCGGAAATATTAAAAAACTACGATTTAATTGCATTAAGTGGAGAAGCAGGAGATATAGCAGACAGTTCAGTCATTGAAAGCATACTAGCTGACTGGAAAGCATCTAGCCTAACCTTAGAACCAGAGGGAACTTCAGAAGTGAATATTAACGAATACTATGGTAATTTTATATCTGAATTAGGTTATGAAGGTAATGTAGCTTATGAATTGTATCGCAATCAAGAGACCATGGTTAGTTTAATAGACAATCAAAGAAGTCAGTTAATGGGTGTTTCATCGGACGAAGAATTAGGTAATATGATGAAGTATCAACATGCCTATAACGCTTCAGCAAGATTGGTATCCACAATAGATGAAATGATCGAGCACATTATTATGCGTGTTGGTATCGTAGGACGATAA
- the flgL gene encoding flagellar hook-associated protein FlgL, which produces MRITDGMMRNNSLLNINRNKQMLSRLEQQMSTGKKIQKPSEDPIVAVKAIKLRSTVREIEQYQKNIGDALSWMSVTEEAMMNVNDVLKRVRDLSVQGSNDTLGTDERAKVVEELEQLKIQILQEGNVNYAGRFVFTGYKTNKSLIFNQDNDERYAITQELSGADIEQITYIDAGDPTADPIVAPSQQTAHRIRLAYEGLDGDELDGDILSNELDGIDDVEILDSSDENAYNPPQGTVHFLADTGELIFHEEDVNAIEDFSITYEKQGFQKHDLNPEHYFDAIHKVEDDPDTWIHYEKKDEDINYQVSYNQDIDVNIQGRDLITHDMIRDIDELVQKVRNIPSAAEIEEKVKEVPEDQQEEYREMLMLEKDLLETQLGKNFEQMLTKCDKHLNSVIGKTAELGSRMNRLELTFNRLDADGINFKDLMSENEDVDIAEVVVNMTSAELVYQASLMASARTMQSTLLDFIR; this is translated from the coding sequence ATGAGAATAACAGACGGTATGATGCGAAACAATTCGCTACTTAATATCAATCGCAACAAACAAATGTTAAGCCGATTAGAACAACAAATGTCTACGGGTAAAAAAATACAAAAACCATCAGAAGACCCTATTGTAGCAGTAAAAGCTATAAAATTAAGGTCAACGGTTAGGGAAATAGAACAGTATCAAAAAAACATAGGCGATGCATTATCTTGGATGAGCGTAACAGAAGAAGCCATGATGAACGTTAATGATGTTCTAAAAAGAGTAAGAGATTTATCGGTGCAAGGTAGTAACGATACATTAGGAACTGATGAAAGAGCAAAAGTCGTAGAAGAATTAGAACAATTAAAAATACAAATATTACAAGAGGGTAATGTGAATTACGCAGGACGATTTGTATTCACAGGATATAAAACCAACAAATCCTTAATATTTAACCAAGACAATGATGAAAGATATGCTATAACTCAAGAGTTAAGTGGTGCAGACATTGAACAAATAACATATATTGATGCTGGTGATCCAACAGCAGATCCAATAGTTGCTCCAAGTCAACAAACAGCACATAGAATTCGTTTGGCATATGAGGGTCTAGATGGTGATGAATTAGATGGAGATATTCTTTCAAATGAATTAGATGGTATAGATGATGTAGAAATATTGGATTCTTCAGATGAAAATGCATATAACCCACCACAGGGAACAGTACATTTTTTAGCAGATACAGGAGAATTAATATTTCATGAAGAAGACGTGAATGCAATAGAAGACTTTTCTATTACATATGAAAAGCAAGGTTTTCAAAAACATGATCTTAATCCAGAGCATTACTTTGATGCCATTCATAAAGTAGAAGACGACCCTGATACTTGGATACATTATGAGAAAAAAGATGAAGACATTAATTATCAAGTCAGTTACAACCAAGATATAGATGTGAATATTCAAGGCAGAGATTTAATTACCCACGATATGATTAGAGACATTGATGAGTTAGTTCAAAAGGTACGTAACATTCCTAGTGCAGCAGAAATTGAAGAAAAAGTAAAAGAAGTACCAGAAGACCAACAAGAAGAGTATAGAGAGATGTTAATGCTAGAAAAAGACTTATTAGAAACCCAACTGGGCAAGAATTTCGAACAAATGTTAACCAAGTGCGATAAACATTTAAACTCAGTCATTGGTAAAACAGCAGAATTAGGAAGTCGAATGAATCGACTAGAACTGACCTTTAATCGTTTAGATGCAGATGGCATTAATTTTAAAGACTTAATGTCAGAAAATGAAGATGTAGACATAGCAGAAGTTGTGGTTAATATGACCAGTGCAGAATTAGTCTATCAAGCTTCTTTAATGGCATCTGCTCGAACCATGCAATCCACATTATTAGATTTTATAAGATAA
- a CDS encoding ferritin-like domain-containing protein gives MNEIELVVENLIGETKGTPLERVVKQNFNGETSEVGVYLAMARLAQRQGYPEIAQVLKTIAWEEAEHAAVFAEFNGMVQEDLFDNIKQMLEGEVFANQGKKDAAIKAEELGIESARDYFNLSAKDEGRHARMLEGILKKYNKQ, from the coding sequence ATGAATGAAATTGAATTAGTAGTAGAGAATTTAATTGGAGAAACAAAAGGGACGCCGTTAGAAAGAGTGGTTAAACAAAATTTTAATGGAGAAACAAGTGAAGTGGGTGTATACTTAGCAATGGCTCGCTTAGCACAAAGGCAAGGTTATCCAGAGATTGCCCAGGTTTTAAAAACCATTGCTTGGGAAGAAGCAGAGCACGCTGCAGTATTTGCTGAATTTAACGGTATGGTACAAGAAGATTTATTTGATAATATTAAACAAATGTTAGAAGGTGAAGTCTTTGCCAATCAAGGTAAAAAAGATGCGGCAATCAAAGCAGAGGAATTAGGCATAGAATCAGCAAGAGATTACTTTAACCTTTCAGCTAAAGATGAAGGCAGACATGCTCGAATGTTAGAAGGTATATTAAAAAAATACAATAAGCAATAA
- a CDS encoding glycosyltransferase yields the protein MLLSIVMMVKNEERFLDKCLSGLMPILNNISSEIIIVDTGSKDNTVAIAQKYTDNVFFHQWNNDFSEMRNKSISYAKGEWVFILDADEVVENSKEFIDFFDLGLYKKYNSAFVSLKNYTRKDQSKYVVAYIPRLFKNNNLEYQGAIHEQPIYKEPTYVFSTSIEHFGYISDDEELSKYKYDRNIKILKSEVEKKSDDFYVWFQLSQSYGVSKEYEQSIEANIKAYKLAKQKNIIKNNMFIFTHLAFLYFQTKKYKELEKICKEAISFNDKIIDIYFYLGKAQNELKEFKDAIESYKKYLTLIKNYKKPSTLKEVNIPIYTLDSYELAYYELCCMNYKTRNYDKVISYKDYLVNESLIKKASEIVIDSFVELNLLEELKNWYTDVITKKYKSIDSYIVDSIEKTINKKDNRMDFFNVFSETENIYGSLNKVRINNHLNESKHKIDYEEIKLINMNKLPSYYGDIILYLITHSQELEMLNSIREKILENYIRYIFQSYDNEIIDTSFLDKIHSLEKRHYYKVKKLVYKTILLENQITQDEYRNIFLKYLDVGFISVTIVYNKEIIEKEKIYDVSSGEDAFLILMFKALAIKEKVTLNYIQYLKKALEEFPEMANGVELLIEEVNYKHNNNNNNELVQYQIKLKESIKELINKSELENAKVIIKEYEAIIKKDADIYAMKSVINMMENNLDEAMENIKYGLEMNPNHTDLLYNKQYILETLGNYSGSYDVLNEILRNTEDKELINEINRILNKDIYRDYKKNGKLSLLLFKNRANKNVKDYILNWYHEFGFTIIDKVNIKNNEVNLAVILYDLNPTNLKTEEKHKYPKVDNRRYFLIKSLRQQIKIDLGIDDIGEYIDLTTNEKQAKEMMQTILGDRVKDVYDTIDSVESQYMTKLPVVKVFDGFRHRAKTELIKYNNQLAVKKTWKPGNERFYKREKYACEVLSKKCDYIPPLLDCGDNYIIMPYYEDVLQKDDAAKKRILTTHIDDVSKYLKQLFDLGYFNPDIHPGQFLFSEKNGLVAIDNEYLQKYEVKPSDFKDSYDIKGYPSNFKGDKPNYVGRNLHKLYNELWIKYTGYSLLEIAEIADKLYDNKDSDVNKVLGLLNYAKTSGKSYNGSMYNSAYHTFNLKGYYIRGQRECNQRLKNVPYNFSNKVVLDIGCNAGGMLHSLAEIIKCGIGLDYDFRLVNSANAIKTINKSNNLSFYRFDLEGEDLNLINSYILTENKKVDMCFLLSVCMWIENWKEVIEFVYSISDNLLFETNGTIEEQKEQLNFLQSLYQECKLIQEKSLDDPGQQLRQLYLCKK from the coding sequence ATGTTATTAAGTATTGTGATGATGGTCAAAAATGAGGAAAGATTCTTAGATAAATGCCTTAGTGGCCTAATGCCTATATTGAACAATATAAGTTCGGAAATTATTATAGTGGATACGGGCTCTAAGGATAATACGGTTGCGATAGCCCAAAAATATACGGATAACGTTTTTTTTCATCAGTGGAATAATGATTTTTCTGAGATGAGAAATAAAAGTATAAGTTATGCAAAAGGAGAATGGGTTTTTATATTGGATGCTGATGAAGTTGTTGAAAATTCAAAAGAGTTTATTGATTTTTTTGATTTGGGTTTATATAAAAAATATAATTCGGCATTTGTATCGCTTAAAAATTATACTCGAAAAGATCAATCTAAATATGTTGTAGCTTATATACCCAGACTATTCAAAAACAATAATTTAGAGTATCAAGGGGCGATTCATGAGCAACCAATTTATAAAGAACCAACGTATGTTTTTAGTACATCTATAGAGCATTTTGGGTACATATCTGATGATGAAGAACTCTCAAAATATAAATATGATAGAAATATAAAAATACTTAAGAGTGAAGTTGAAAAGAAATCAGATGATTTTTATGTTTGGTTTCAGTTATCGCAAAGTTATGGTGTAAGTAAAGAATATGAACAATCAATAGAGGCAAATATTAAAGCATATAAACTAGCAAAGCAAAAAAATATTATAAAAAACAATATGTTTATTTTTACTCATTTAGCTTTTTTGTATTTTCAAACTAAAAAATACAAAGAACTTGAAAAAATATGTAAAGAGGCAATTTCATTTAATGATAAAATTATTGATATATATTTTTATTTAGGAAAAGCACAGAATGAACTGAAAGAATTTAAAGATGCTATTGAAAGTTATAAAAAGTATTTAACACTTATAAAAAACTATAAAAAGCCTAGTACCCTAAAAGAAGTTAATATACCTATTTATACTTTAGATTCATATGAGTTAGCTTATTATGAATTATGTTGTATGAATTATAAAACAAGAAATTATGATAAAGTGATTTCATATAAAGATTACTTAGTAAATGAAAGTTTAATAAAAAAAGCAAGTGAAATAGTAATTGATTCTTTTGTGGAGTTAAATTTATTAGAAGAACTTAAAAATTGGTATACAGATGTTATTACTAAAAAATACAAGAGTATAGATTCTTATATAGTTGATTCGATAGAAAAAACAATAAATAAAAAAGACAATAGAATGGATTTTTTTAACGTATTTTCTGAAACAGAAAATATTTATGGGTCGTTGAATAAAGTTAGAATAAACAACCACTTAAATGAGTCTAAACATAAAATAGATTATGAAGAGATCAAATTAATTAATATGAATAAATTACCTAGTTATTATGGAGATATTATACTGTATCTAATAACACATTCACAAGAGTTAGAAATGCTAAATAGTATAAGAGAAAAGATACTTGAAAATTATATCAGGTATATTTTTCAAAGCTACGATAATGAAATCATAGATACTTCTTTTTTAGATAAAATTCATTCATTAGAAAAAAGACATTATTACAAGGTTAAAAAACTTGTATATAAAACGATTTTATTAGAAAATCAAATAACACAAGATGAATATAGAAATATATTTTTAAAATATCTAGACGTCGGTTTTATATCAGTGACAATAGTTTATAATAAGGAAATCATTGAAAAAGAAAAAATATATGATGTTTCTTCAGGTGAAGATGCTTTTTTAATATTAATGTTTAAAGCTTTAGCAATAAAAGAAAAAGTTACATTGAATTATATACAATATTTAAAAAAAGCGTTGGAAGAATTCCCAGAAATGGCTAATGGAGTAGAGTTGTTAATCGAAGAAGTGAATTATAAACATAACAATAACAATAATAATGAACTTGTACAATATCAAATTAAATTAAAAGAATCAATAAAAGAGTTGATTAACAAATCTGAATTAGAAAATGCAAAAGTGATTATTAAAGAATATGAAGCAATAATAAAAAAAGATGCTGATATTTATGCTATGAAATCCGTCATAAATATGATGGAAAACAATTTAGATGAAGCGATGGAAAATATTAAGTATGGTTTGGAGATGAATCCTAATCATACAGATTTATTATATAATAAACAATATATTCTAGAAACCTTGGGAAATTACAGTGGAAGTTATGATGTATTAAATGAAATCTTAAGAAATACTGAAGATAAAGAGCTTATTAATGAAATAAACAGGATACTTAATAAAGATATTTATAGGGACTATAAGAAAAATGGAAAGTTAAGTTTGTTATTATTTAAAAATAGAGCTAACAAGAATGTGAAAGATTATATTTTGAATTGGTATCATGAGTTTGGTTTTACAATAATAGATAAAGTTAATATAAAGAACAATGAAGTTAATTTAGCAGTTATTTTGTATGACTTAAATCCAACTAATTTAAAAACAGAGGAAAAGCATAAATATCCTAAAGTTGATAATAGAAGATATTTTTTAATTAAATCTTTAAGACAACAAATAAAGATAGATTTAGGTATTGATGATATTGGAGAATATATTGATTTAACTACCAATGAAAAGCAAGCAAAAGAAATGATGCAGACAATTTTAGGGGATAGAGTAAAAGATGTATATGATACAATAGATAGTGTTGAGAGTCAATATATGACCAAATTACCTGTAGTTAAAGTTTTTGATGGTTTTAGGCATAGAGCTAAAACAGAACTTATAAAATACAATAACCAATTAGCGGTTAAAAAAACTTGGAAACCAGGGAACGAAAGGTTTTATAAGAGAGAGAAGTATGCTTGTGAAGTTCTTAGCAAAAAGTGTGATTATATACCTCCATTATTAGATTGCGGTGATAATTATATTATTATGCCATACTATGAAGATGTTTTGCAAAAAGATGATGCTGCAAAAAAACGAATTTTGACAACGCATATAGATGACGTTAGTAAATATTTAAAACAATTGTTTGACTTAGGATATTTTAATCCAGACATACATCCTGGACAATTTCTTTTCTCAGAAAAAAATGGCTTGGTTGCTATTGATAATGAGTACTTGCAGAAATATGAAGTAAAGCCATCTGATTTTAAAGACTCTTACGATATTAAAGGATACCCTTCTAATTTTAAAGGTGACAAGCCAAATTATGTAGGTAGAAATTTGCATAAATTATATAATGAGTTATGGATTAAATATACAGGATATAGTTTATTGGAGATAGCTGAAATAGCTGATAAGTTATACGATAATAAAGATTCAGATGTAAATAAAGTCTTAGGATTATTAAACTATGCAAAAACATCTGGAAAAAGTTATAATGGATCAATGTACAATAGCGCATATCATACTTTTAATTTAAAAGGATATTATATTAGAGGTCAAAGAGAATGCAATCAAAGACTCAAGAATGTGCCTTATAACTTTTCAAATAAAGTAGTTCTAGACATTGGTTGTAATGCTGGTGGAATGCTACATAGTTTAGCAGAAATAATTAAGTGTGGCATAGGGTTAGACTATGATTTTAGGTTGGTTAATTCAGCAAATGCAATAAAAACAATAAACAAAAGTAATAATTTATCATTTTATCGATTTGATTTAGAAGGTGAAGATTTAAATTTAATTAATAGTTATATATTAACAGAGAATAAAAAAGTGGATATGTGCTTTCTTTTATCAGTGTGTATGTGGATTGAAAACTGGAAAGAAGTAATTGAATTTGTATATTCTATTTCAGATAATTTGCTTTTTGAAACAAATGGAACAATAGAAGAACAAAAAGAACAGTTAAACTTTTTACAGTCATTATATCAAGAGTGTAAATTAATTCAAGAAAAATCTTTAGATGATCCAGGACAACAACTAAGACAACTATATTTATGTAAAAAATAA
- a CDS encoding flagellin N-terminal helical domain-containing protein: MRINNNLMAMNTHRQLGIANNQGAKSMEKLSSGFRINRAADDAAGLSISEKMRGQIRGLQQASRNAQDGISLIQTAEGNLNEVSAMLVRVRELATQAANGTYDADDDLARIQEEVDELVDQIEDIKDNSEFNGIALLDGSATTITLQIGAKDNQQLELNAADFNLEAVHTSIAAFDLETQAGAITALGEIEDLINEVSAARSYLGANQNRLEHTIKNLDTYAENLQASESRIRDVDMANEMMELTKQNILQQASTAMLAQANMAPQGVLQLLG; the protein is encoded by the coding sequence ATGAGAATTAATAACAACTTAATGGCAATGAACACACACAGACAATTAGGAATCGCAAACAATCAAGGTGCAAAATCAATGGAGAAATTATCTTCAGGATTTAGAATTAACAGAGCTGCTGATGATGCTGCTGGTCTTTCAATCTCAGAAAAAATGAGAGGACAAATCAGAGGTTTACAACAAGCTTCAAGAAATGCTCAAGATGGTATCTCTTTAATTCAAACAGCTGAAGGTAACTTAAATGAAGTAAGTGCTATGTTAGTTAGAGTTAGAGAATTAGCTACTCAAGCAGCTAATGGAACTTATGATGCTGATGATGATTTAGCAAGAATTCAAGAAGAAGTAGATGAATTAGTAGATCAAATAGAAGATATTAAAGACAATTCTGAGTTCAATGGTATAGCTTTATTGGATGGAAGTGCTACTACTATTACTTTACAAATTGGTGCAAAAGATAATCAACAATTAGAATTAAATGCTGCTGACTTTAATTTAGAGGCTGTTCATACTTCTATAGCAGCTTTTGATTTAGAAACTCAAGCAGGAGCAATTACTGCATTAGGTGAAATCGAAGATTTAATTAATGAAGTAAGTGCTGCTCGTTCATATTTAGGAGCTAACCAAAATAGACTTGAGCACACAATTAAAAACTTAGACACTTATGCTGAGAACTTACAAGCGTCAGAATCAAGAATTAGAGACGTAGATATGGCTAATGAAATGATGGAGCTTACTAAGCAAAACATTTTACAACAAGCTTCAACAGCTATGTTAGCACAAGCAAATATGGCACCTCAAGGTGTATTACAATTATTAGGATAA
- a CDS encoding YjfB family protein: MDIPALSTGLSQMKIGQEVSVALMKKTMDQAEGQVNDLSKLLEVNSQIMEQSVQHNIGSNIDIKL, translated from the coding sequence ATGGATATACCAGCATTATCAACAGGACTCAGTCAAATGAAAATAGGACAAGAAGTCAGTGTAGCACTTATGAAAAAAACGATGGATCAAGCAGAAGGTCAAGTAAATGATCTATCCAAATTATTAGAAGTTAATTCACAAATAATGGAACAATCTGTTCAGCACAATATAGGAAGCAACATAGATATCAAATTATAA
- the csrA gene encoding carbon storage regulator CsrA, with translation MLALTRKIDETIIIGDDIEITIVEVNKNEVKLGIKAPKSIPIYRKELYDDMKKTNEEALKTTKLNLKDLL, from the coding sequence ATGTTAGCCTTAACAAGAAAAATAGATGAAACCATTATCATTGGAGACGATATAGAGATCACCATTGTAGAAGTTAATAAAAATGAAGTCAAATTAGGTATTAAAGCCCCTAAAAGCATCCCAATCTACCGAAAAGAACTCTATGATGATATGAAAAAAACCAATGAAGAGGCATTAAAAACCACAAAGCTCAACTTAAAAGACCTCTTATAA
- the flgK gene encoding flagellar hook-associated protein FlgK: MSSFFGINIATQGLYTAKTSLNVTTHNIANAQTPGYSRQVAEQQALRALPAYGKGMLGTGSGITNVTQIRNLYYDTKYWNVSKYFGEYEVKSMNLAQLEAVFNEPSDSGFNVVLNEFFESAQTLSTNPNEEAYRAAFRDSAVSLTTLFNNMDEQLRNQQRDLNFGVKTKVEEINYIADKISSLNKQIATIELHGTQANDLRDERALLVDDLSKIINVTVKEEEVGNNVNRYFVSINGQVLVDGDATNKLEVRPREHLENPEDEMDLYDIYWSTGRKFNTTDPNLSGELKGYLDLRDGNNGENFTGTIQAVESDNITVSEINRNDLPNAGRVLIGNQYVEYSGYDYDEGNETITFDLVNADSVPGDAVDQSIRIGNAMNYKGVPYYMAQLNKFVRTFSNAVNDLHQQGNDSADIPLFSYNGYESGDLLDYVNMTAGNFNVDQRILDDLANIATAYDTSQGVENNELILELLDLKHDIDMFDKGKPESFMQALISELGIDARQANSFKEGQTNMMLSIENQRLSYSGVDINEETTNLLRFQQAYNLAAKAISVMDEIYNVTINSMGV; encoded by the coding sequence ATGTCATCATTTTTTGGAATCAATATAGCAACTCAAGGGTTATATACAGCAAAAACATCTTTAAATGTAACGACACACAACATAGCAAACGCACAAACGCCTGGATATTCTAGACAAGTAGCAGAGCAACAAGCCCTAAGAGCTTTGCCAGCCTATGGAAAAGGTATGTTAGGAACAGGATCAGGTATAACAAATGTAACACAGATAAGAAATTTATATTATGATACCAAGTATTGGAACGTATCCAAATACTTTGGCGAATACGAAGTGAAATCTATGAACTTGGCTCAATTAGAAGCTGTTTTTAATGAACCATCAGATTCAGGATTTAACGTGGTGCTTAATGAATTCTTTGAAAGTGCACAAACCTTATCCACCAATCCAAATGAAGAAGCTTACAGAGCAGCTTTTAGAGATTCAGCAGTCAGCTTAACAACCCTTTTTAACAATATGGATGAACAATTAAGAAATCAACAAAGAGATCTTAACTTTGGTGTTAAAACCAAAGTTGAAGAAATTAATTATATAGCGGATAAAATAAGCAGTCTAAACAAACAAATTGCAACAATAGAGTTACATGGTACTCAAGCCAATGACTTACGAGATGAAAGAGCATTATTAGTAGATGACTTATCAAAAATTATTAATGTAACGGTAAAAGAAGAAGAAGTAGGGAATAATGTTAACCGTTATTTCGTATCCATTAATGGACAAGTATTAGTAGATGGGGATGCAACCAACAAATTAGAAGTCAGACCCAGAGAACACTTAGAAAATCCAGAAGATGAAATGGATTTATACGATATATATTGGTCAACTGGAAGAAAATTCAACACCACAGATCCTAATCTAAGTGGCGAACTAAAAGGTTACTTAGACTTAAGAGATGGCAATAATGGTGAGAATTTTACGGGAACGATTCAAGCTGTAGAATCAGATAACATAACTGTGTCAGAAATCAATAGAAATGACTTGCCAAATGCAGGTAGAGTGCTTATTGGTAATCAATATGTAGAGTATTCAGGTTATGATTATGACGAAGGCAATGAGACAATAACCTTTGATTTAGTAAATGCTGACTCTGTACCAGGTGATGCAGTAGACCAATCCATAAGAATAGGAAATGCTATGAATTATAAAGGTGTACCTTATTATATGGCCCAGTTAAATAAATTCGTTAGAACCTTTTCAAATGCAGTAAATGACTTACATCAACAAGGAAACGACAGTGCAGATATTCCATTATTTTCTTACAATGGGTATGAATCAGGTGATCTATTAGATTATGTTAATATGACAGCAGGGAATTTTAATGTGGACCAAAGAATTTTAGATGACTTAGCCAATATAGCCACAGCTTACGATACGTCACAAGGTGTAGAAAACAATGAGTTGATTCTAGAATTATTAGACTTAAAGCACGATATCGATATGTTTGACAAAGGTAAGCCAGAAAGCTTTATGCAAGCATTAATTAGTGAATTAGGAATTGATGCAAGGCAAGCCAACAGCTTTAAAGAAGGTCAAACCAATATGATGTTATCCATAGAAAATCAAAGATTATCCTACTCAGGTGTAGATATAAATGAAGAAACAACCAATTTATTAAGATTCCAACAAGCTTATAACTTAGCAGCAAAAGCCATTAGTGTAATGGACGAAATATACAACGTAACCATTAATAGTATGGGTGTATAA